Genomic segment of Candidatus Sysuiplasma jiujiangense:
AAATACAAGCAGAGGTATGAGCGATGCTACTAGAGCAGCTGCGAAACTGTCGTTGTAGAGTGTCCCGTAGCCTCCAGTGTATGAGAGCAGTGAGATTGAGGCAGTGTACATGTTGGGTGTTGAAGTCAGAACGAGCGGTATGAAGAAGTTGTTCCATACCTCCACGAACGTGAGTATGAAGGTTGAGACCGCTCCTGCCAGTGTGAGAGGGAATGCCACTTTGCTGAATACAATCCAGTCACTCGCACCGTCAGCCCTGGCAGACTCAACTATGCTCTTCGGTAAATTACTCATGAATATCGTCATAAGCAATGCCCCGCCAGGCAGATGGAATATGACGAAGGTGAATATCAGGCCAGGGTAGGTGTTGAACAGACCCAGTGTTGATAATATTTCAGTTATAGGGACGAGCGTTATCTGATATGGTATAAACGTGGCTATCGCGATTATGACAAAGACAGTGTTGTTTGTCCAGGATCTGC
This window contains:
- a CDS encoding carbohydrate ABC transporter permease produces the protein MLIDGMKSAGGVLTTPILQPTGLSFTPLITVSSALELPIVNSLILAIATATISTFIGALAAFYFYKGRSWTNNTVFVIIAIATFIPYQITLVPITEILSTLGLFNTYPGLIFTFVIFHLPGGALLMTIFMSNLPKSIVESARADGASDWIVFSKVAFPLTLAGAVSTFILTFVEVWNNFFIPLVLTSTPNMYTASISLLSYTGGYGTLYNDSFAAALVASLIPLLVFVLLGRYFMRGFLALGSGSKG